GACTTACACTGCAGTAATAAGCATACGTTTGCTTTTGCTGCCCAAGACGGGGAGCAGGGTTACTGGGTATTTGGTCGGCAGAAAAAGGTGCAGAGTCTATCCCGGGCACAAATGCGCGCCAGAATGTTTTTACTGGCCTCTGGCGTGGTGACGCCATTGGTTGATGCCATCGCCGGACAACTGAATGACTATTTTGCTGCAGCAGAGCAATTAAACTGGTTAGATTATGAATGTGGCGATGGCTTTTATCTTAAGGCATTAACAGCGGCTATTCATCATCCTCAATTACAGCGTTATGGTTTTGATGAGGCTGAGAACGCATTGTTTGCTGCCGCTAAAGCTGGCCATGCAAATTGGTTGGGACAGAGTAGCAGCAAGCGTCTGCCTTTTGCTGATCAGCAGTTTGATTTACTGACAGTTATTGATAAGCCATTAAAAGGTAAAGAATACCTGCGGGTATTAAAAACAGATGGTTTGGCAGTATTGGTGCTACCTGGGCCGCGTCATTTGTGGCAGCTGCGGGAGCAAATTTACCCTGGGCTGACAGAAAAGCCTTTTGCGCATAATCTGCCTAAGGCATTGCAAGTCGAAACTATCAGTGAGATTACTTGGCAAAGTGCAGTCAGTGGTGAGCAAGCCCTGACATTGCTGGAAATGACCCCTTATGCTTGGCGCGCCAATGATAAGTTAAAAGCGAGTATTGCGGCCAATGATATTGTGGCCTTGGAGCTAGATTACCGTTTGGTGATTGCTAAGCGGGCGGAGTGAAGCGTATCGGCTGGCGAGTTGCAGCAACAAAGAGATGGTAGCGTCAGATAACTATTTTGAGCTTCGTTAGCCTTGCATGAGTGCTTATACCGCAGGGAGTGTATCGGCAATACCAAAGTATTGCCGATACCATCACATTACTTCTTGTAGTGAGAAGCCATGTTATCGATGCGGTCATTG
This region of Shewanella sp. NFH-SH190041 genomic DNA includes:
- a CDS encoding SAM-dependent methyltransferase, encoding MTISLQCPICSQALTQYQTSRDLHCSNKHTFAFAAQDGEQGYWVFGRQKKVQSLSRAQMRARMFLLASGVVTPLVDAIAGQLNDYFAAAEQLNWLDYECGDGFYLKALTAAIHHPQLQRYGFDEAENALFAAAKAGHANWLGQSSSKRLPFADQQFDLLTVIDKPLKGKEYLRVLKTDGLAVLVLPGPRHLWQLREQIYPGLTEKPFAHNLPKALQVETISEITWQSAVSGEQALTLLEMTPYAWRANDKLKASIAANDIVALELDYRLVIAKRAE